One segment of Candidatus Pelagibacter ubique HTCC1062 DNA contains the following:
- the pheS gene encoding phenylalanine--tRNA ligase subunit alpha, whose amino-acid sequence MSDIKKIKDEFLLKLKENLDLNQVNQIKTELFGKTGLISSQFKQLGKLAEEERKKFASDLNLVKSELENLITIKIDDIEKKEINKKLEKEKIDITLPERPFVQGKIHPVSQVIDEISSIFSEIGFSVEEGPDVENEYNNFTALNTPDNHPARDMHDTFYLDDTKELLLRTHTSPVQIRTMLNDKPPFKIIAPGRTYRSDSDQTHTPMFHQVEGLHIDKNINMGHLKGCLNYFIKEFFEVDKIKMRFRPSHFPFTEPSAEVDIGYEIKDGKIVIGEGDKWLEVLGCGMVHPNVLKNVKVNPDEFQGYAFGIGIDRLAMLKYGINDLRAFFDCDYRWLNHFGFDPIDVPTNYRGLSR is encoded by the coding sequence ATGTCTGATATTAAAAAAATAAAAGATGAATTTCTTTTAAAGTTAAAAGAAAATTTAGATTTAAATCAAGTTAATCAAATTAAAACAGAACTATTTGGTAAAACTGGGTTAATCAGCTCGCAATTTAAACAGCTTGGAAAATTAGCAGAAGAAGAAAGAAAAAAATTTGCATCAGATTTAAACTTAGTCAAAAGTGAACTTGAAAATTTAATTACTATAAAAATTGATGATATTGAAAAAAAAGAGATTAACAAAAAATTAGAAAAAGAAAAAATAGATATAACTTTACCAGAGAGACCTTTTGTTCAGGGAAAAATTCATCCTGTATCTCAAGTTATAGATGAAATTTCTTCAATTTTTTCAGAAATTGGTTTTAGTGTAGAAGAGGGACCAGATGTTGAAAATGAATATAATAATTTTACTGCGTTAAATACACCTGATAACCATCCTGCTAGAGATATGCATGATACTTTTTATCTAGATGATACAAAAGAGCTACTTTTAAGAACACATACTTCACCAGTTCAAATTAGAACAATGCTTAATGATAAACCACCTTTTAAAATAATAGCGCCAGGGCGAACATATAGATCTGACAGCGATCAAACTCATACTCCAATGTTTCATCAAGTTGAAGGGCTACATATTGATAAAAATATAAATATGGGGCATTTAAAAGGATGCTTAAATTATTTTATTAAAGAGTTTTTTGAGGTTGATAAAATTAAAATGAGATTTAGACCTAGTCATTTCCCATTTACAGAGCCATCTGCAGAAGTTGATATTGGTTATGAAATAAAAGATGGAAAAATAGTAATTGGGGAAGGTGATAAATGGCTAGAAGTTTTAGGTTGTGGAATGGTTCATCCCAATGTTTTAAAAAATGTGAAAGTAAACCCTGATGAATTCCAAGGTTATGCATTTGGAATAGGAATAGATAGGCTCGCAATGTTGAAATATGGCATTAATGATTTAAGAGCCTTTTTTGATTGTGACTATAGATGGCTAAATCATTTTGGATTTGATCCAATAGATGTCCCAACAAACTATAGGGGCTTAAGCCGATGA
- the rpmI gene encoding 50S ribosomal protein L35, with protein sequence MPKLKTKSSAKKRFKISATGKVMMAQAGKRHGMIKRTNSQIRKLRGTTAMSKQDGKIVKSYMPYSLRG encoded by the coding sequence ATGCCAAAATTAAAAACTAAAAGTTCAGCAAAAAAAAGATTTAAAATCTCAGCTACAGGGAAAGTTATGATGGCTCAAGCTGGAAAGAGACATGGTATGATAAAAAGAACAAATTCACAAATTAGAAAATTAAGAGGCACGACTGCTATGTCAAAACAAGATGGCAAAATAGTTAAATCATACATGCCTTACAGTTTAAGAGGATAA
- the pheT gene encoding phenylalanine--tRNA ligase subunit beta, giving the protein MKITTAWLKDHLDTKLNENQIIDKLTDIGLEVEGVDSQSGELDQFVIAKILKAEKHPDADRLRVCDVDIGSGKSVKVVCGAPNAKEGLLTIYAPPGAVVPKSQMKLVVSKIRGVTSYGMLCSESELNLSNESDGITELLPEKYNKKVGENYFPKKNLNVIDISITPNRADCLGVRGIARDLAAAGAGRLINQKEKKLDKKNKQTISVKIENEKNQACISFGSCLIKGVKNTESPEWLKDKIIALGQKPISAIVDITNYIMFDLNRPLHAYDVDKIDKAIVVRNSKKGETFEALDNKEYKLEDEMCVISDASGVLGLGGIIGGTRTGTELDTKNVLIESAYFSPRSIRKSSKILNIDTDAKFRFERGIDPLSIDQGLERAANLIQEICGGEVSEFDIQKIEDVKKKSLKFDPSLFEKITGFNIDIKEMIKILDNLGFEIKENKGILDAVIPSWRPDISQEVDVVEELVRIKGYDQIKIIEPEKVRKKQTLNLKQKLFHFLQRSIASKGYFEAITWSFTDSKINQLFIENNKEIKIINPISSDLNVLRSSIFSNLIIHLNKNLGRGFKDLSFFEIGPTFLGSEPGEQQTVATGLRSGKLARQSWLEKERLIDVFDVKSDVIKSLVEAGYNKDKLYIDDEAPSYYHPGKSGRIFLNKGKEKVVAFFGDIHPGILKKLDIKVESLVGFEIFLDNLKQPKKSLKDQKTQYKYSDFQKSERDFAFVLDKNFKVQELIETISNVDKELIKSVKVFDVYEGANIPEGKKSIALNVIIQPLEKTLTEDDLNKINQLIISAVESKTGAKIRS; this is encoded by the coding sequence ATGAAGATTACAACAGCATGGCTCAAAGATCATTTAGATACCAAACTTAATGAAAATCAAATCATCGATAAACTTACAGATATTGGTTTAGAAGTAGAGGGTGTTGATAGTCAGTCAGGAGAGCTTGATCAATTTGTAATTGCCAAAATTTTGAAGGCTGAAAAGCATCCTGATGCAGATAGGCTTAGAGTATGTGATGTTGATATAGGTTCGGGCAAATCAGTAAAAGTTGTTTGTGGAGCTCCAAATGCTAAAGAGGGTTTATTAACAATTTATGCTCCTCCTGGCGCTGTAGTGCCAAAAAGTCAAATGAAATTGGTGGTAAGCAAAATAAGAGGTGTAACCTCATATGGAATGCTTTGTTCAGAATCTGAACTTAACCTATCAAACGAAAGTGATGGCATAACAGAGCTTTTACCAGAAAAATATAACAAAAAAGTAGGAGAAAATTATTTTCCAAAAAAAAATTTAAATGTAATTGATATTTCTATTACACCAAATAGAGCAGATTGCTTAGGGGTTAGAGGAATAGCAAGAGATTTAGCTGCTGCAGGCGCAGGAAGATTAATAAATCAAAAAGAAAAAAAACTCGATAAAAAAAATAAACAAACAATTAGTGTAAAAATTGAAAATGAAAAAAATCAAGCATGTATATCCTTTGGTAGTTGTTTAATTAAAGGAGTAAAAAATACTGAAAGTCCAGAGTGGCTAAAAGACAAAATAATTGCTCTAGGCCAAAAACCTATTTCGGCAATAGTTGATATTACAAATTATATAATGTTTGATTTGAATAGACCACTTCATGCATATGATGTTGATAAAATAGATAAAGCAATAGTTGTAAGAAATTCTAAAAAAGGTGAAACATTCGAAGCATTAGATAATAAGGAGTATAAATTAGAGGATGAGATGTGTGTCATATCAGATGCGTCAGGCGTATTAGGTCTTGGAGGAATAATAGGAGGCACAAGAACTGGAACTGAACTAGATACAAAGAATGTGTTAATTGAGTCTGCTTACTTTAGTCCACGATCAATCAGAAAATCATCTAAAATCTTGAATATAGATACGGATGCAAAATTTAGATTTGAAAGAGGTATTGATCCATTATCAATTGACCAAGGACTTGAAAGAGCAGCTAATTTAATACAAGAAATATGTGGCGGTGAAGTTAGTGAATTTGATATTCAAAAAATTGAAGATGTTAAAAAAAAATCATTAAAATTTGATCCTTCTTTGTTTGAAAAAATTACTGGATTTAATATTGATATAAAAGAAATGATAAAAATCTTAGATAACCTAGGATTTGAAATTAAAGAAAACAAGGGAATACTAGATGCCGTTATACCATCTTGGAGACCAGATATTTCACAGGAAGTTGATGTGGTAGAAGAACTTGTAAGAATCAAGGGCTATGATCAAATTAAAATTATTGAACCAGAAAAAGTTAGAAAAAAACAAACATTAAATTTAAAACAAAAATTATTTCATTTTTTACAAAGATCTATTGCTTCTAAGGGGTATTTTGAAGCTATCACATGGTCTTTTACCGACAGTAAAATTAATCAACTATTCATTGAAAATAATAAAGAAATTAAAATAATTAATCCTATAAGTTCTGATTTGAACGTTTTGCGAAGTTCAATTTTTTCTAATTTGATAATTCATTTGAATAAGAATTTAGGAAGAGGATTTAAAGATTTGTCATTTTTTGAAATAGGTCCAACTTTTTTAGGATCTGAGCCAGGTGAGCAACAGACAGTCGCTACTGGATTAAGATCAGGAAAATTGGCTAGGCAGAGCTGGCTGGAAAAAGAAAGATTAATAGATGTGTTTGATGTTAAAAGTGATGTTATCAAAAGTTTAGTAGAAGCAGGTTATAATAAAGATAAGCTCTATATTGATGATGAAGCACCAAGTTATTATCACCCTGGAAAATCAGGAAGAATATTTCTTAATAAAGGAAAAGAAAAAGTAGTTGCTTTTTTTGGTGATATTCACCCAGGTATATTAAAAAAATTAGATATTAAAGTTGAATCATTAGTGGGTTTTGAAATATTTTTAGACAATTTAAAACAGCCAAAAAAATCATTAAAAGATCAAAAAACTCAGTATAAATATTCAGATTTTCAAAAATCAGAAAGAGATTTTGCTTTTGTTTTAGATAAAAATTTTAAAGTTCAAGAATTAATTGAAACCATCTCTAATGTAGACAAAGAGTTAATAAAATCTGTCAAAGTATTTGATGTTTATGAAGGAGCAAATATTCCTGAAGGTAAAAAATCAATTGCATTAAATGTAATTATTCAACCTTTAGAAAAAACTTTGACTGAGGATGATTTAAACAAAATTAATCAACTTATTATTTCTGCTGTTGAATCCAAAACTGGTGCTAAGATTAGATCATAA
- the thrS gene encoding threonine--tRNA ligase yields MPLITLPDGNTIEFPNKVTGLEVAEKISKSLSKQATIISVNEELKDLSFVLDKDCSVKIFTSKDKEGLETIRHDTAHITAMAVQELFPGTQVTIGPIIENGFYYDFSRKEPFTEDDLNKIENKMKEIVDRDVPTTREVWKRDKAISHFKDKGEIYKAEIIESIPQGEDVSIYFHGDWHDLCRGPHLSSTGKIGKYFKLTKVSGAYWRGDSNNEMLQRIYGTSWASQKDLDEYLKRIEEAEKRDHRKLGKEMDLFHFREESPGSVFWHEKGWKLFQKLVAYMRARQEKAGYKEVNTPEILDRSLWEKSGHWEKYGEHMYTSQTPDEKIFAIKPMNCPGHVQVFNQGLKSYRDLPLRISEFGKVHRYEPSGALHGLLRVRAFTQDDAHIFCTEDQITSECLIVTNLILDIYKDLGFEDVILKYSDRPDLRVGDDNVWDKAEKALLDAVKASKLQYTINKGEGAFYGPKIEFVLRDAIGRDWQCGTLQVDLNLPGRLDASFVDKDGTKKIPVMLHRALFGSLERFIGILIENYAGKFPFWIAPLQVVVIPISEEFDSYAKEVNEKINNAGISSEVDLKNHNLNYKIREHSLSKIPLLLICGKKEVDSNSVTIRRLDTNKQENMELNLFLETFSALNKASSN; encoded by the coding sequence TAACAGGACTTGAGGTTGCTGAAAAGATTAGTAAATCTTTATCAAAGCAGGCAACTATTATTAGTGTTAATGAAGAGCTTAAGGATTTAAGTTTTGTTTTAGATAAAGATTGCTCAGTCAAAATTTTTACTTCAAAAGATAAAGAAGGATTAGAAACTATCCGTCATGATACGGCCCATATAACTGCAATGGCTGTTCAAGAACTCTTTCCTGGAACACAAGTTACAATTGGTCCAATTATAGAAAATGGATTTTATTATGATTTTTCAAGAAAAGAACCCTTTACAGAAGATGATTTGAATAAAATTGAAAATAAAATGAAAGAAATTGTTGATAGAGATGTTCCAACTACAAGAGAAGTTTGGAAAAGAGATAAAGCCATATCTCATTTCAAAGATAAAGGGGAAATATACAAGGCCGAAATTATTGAAAGTATTCCGCAGGGTGAAGATGTTTCTATATATTTTCATGGAGACTGGCATGATTTATGTAGAGGCCCTCATCTGTCTTCAACGGGAAAAATTGGTAAGTACTTTAAATTAACAAAGGTATCAGGGGCTTATTGGAGAGGTGACTCAAATAATGAAATGTTGCAAAGAATTTATGGAACAAGTTGGGCATCACAAAAAGATTTAGATGAATATTTAAAAAGAATAGAAGAAGCAGAAAAAAGAGACCACAGAAAACTTGGAAAAGAAATGGATTTATTTCACTTTAGGGAAGAAAGTCCAGGATCAGTATTTTGGCATGAAAAAGGTTGGAAGTTATTTCAAAAATTAGTTGCATATATGAGAGCTAGACAAGAAAAAGCTGGCTACAAAGAAGTGAATACTCCTGAAATTTTAGATAGATCTCTTTGGGAAAAATCTGGCCACTGGGAAAAATATGGAGAGCATATGTATACTTCTCAAACACCAGATGAAAAAATATTTGCAATAAAACCAATGAATTGCCCAGGTCACGTACAAGTTTTTAATCAAGGATTAAAAAGTTACCGAGATCTTCCTTTAAGAATTTCAGAATTTGGAAAAGTACACAGATATGAGCCTTCAGGTGCTTTACATGGACTTTTAAGAGTTAGAGCTTTTACTCAAGACGATGCTCATATTTTTTGCACAGAAGATCAAATTACATCAGAATGTTTGATTGTTACTAATTTAATTTTAGATATTTATAAAGATCTTGGATTTGAAGATGTAATATTAAAATATTCAGATAGACCAGACTTAAGAGTTGGTGATGATAATGTATGGGACAAAGCTGAAAAAGCTTTATTAGATGCAGTTAAAGCTTCAAAGCTTCAATACACAATTAATAAAGGAGAGGGAGCATTCTATGGTCCAAAAATTGAATTTGTTTTACGAGATGCTATTGGTAGGGATTGGCAATGTGGAACTTTACAAGTAGACCTTAATTTACCAGGAAGATTAGATGCTTCTTTTGTTGATAAAGATGGAACTAAAAAAATTCCTGTAATGCTTCATAGGGCGTTATTTGGATCATTAGAAAGATTTATTGGAATTCTTATAGAAAATTATGCAGGCAAATTTCCATTTTGGATAGCTCCTTTACAAGTTGTTGTAATTCCAATTTCAGAGGAATTTGACTCTTATGCAAAAGAAGTAAATGAAAAAATTAATAATGCAGGCATAAGCTCTGAGGTAGATTTAAAAAACCATAACTTAAATTATAAAATTAGAGAACATTCACTATCAAAAATACCACTTTTATTGATTTGTGGAAAAAAAGAAGTTGACAGTAACTCAGTAACGATTAGAAGATTGGATACGAACAAACAAGAAAATATGGAATTAAACTTATTCTTAGAAACTTTCTCAGCTTTAAACAAAGCATCCTCAAACTAA
- the infC gene encoding translation initiation factor IF-3, with product MADFKQNYFQRRTKDKGPRSNNRISSPEVQVIGSDGENIGIINTNEAISMAKEQGLDLIEIAPNAKPPVCKIIDMGKFKYDAQKKANVAKKKQKIVLLKEIKMRPVTETHDYDFKVKNAKKFIGKGDKVKFTIRFKGRELQHSHLGRELMDKIKADMQDIGKVELHPKFDGKQMIMVIQPL from the coding sequence GTGGCAGATTTTAAACAAAATTATTTTCAAAGAAGAACTAAAGATAAAGGTCCAAGATCTAACAATAGAATTTCTTCACCTGAGGTTCAAGTAATTGGAAGCGATGGTGAAAATATAGGAATCATAAATACAAATGAAGCCATATCAATGGCTAAAGAGCAAGGATTGGATTTAATTGAAATAGCTCCAAACGCAAAACCACCTGTATGTAAAATTATTGATATGGGTAAATTTAAATATGATGCTCAAAAAAAAGCAAATGTTGCTAAAAAGAAACAAAAAATAGTTTTATTAAAAGAAATTAAAATGAGACCAGTTACAGAAACTCATGATTATGATTTTAAAGTTAAAAATGCTAAAAAATTTATTGGAAAAGGTGACAAGGTAAAATTTACAATACGATTTAAGGGTAGAGAGCTACAACACTCACACCTAGGTAGAGAATTAATGGATAAAATAAAAGCTGATATGCAAGATATTGGCAAAGTTGAATTGCACCCAAAGTTTGATGGTAAGCAAATGATCATGGTTATTCAGCCTTTATAA
- the lepA gene encoding translation elongation factor 4: MTKIDHIRNFAIIAHIDHGKSTIADRIIHSCGGLTEREMKAQVLDSMDIERERGITIKAQTVKLNYKAKDGKDYILNIIDTPGHVDFSYEVSRSLYACEGSILIVDSTQGVEAQTLANVYQALDTKHEIVPVLNKVDLPASDLEKTKKQIEEVIGIDTENAIPCSGKTGEGIEDILEQIIVSLPAPEGEKDADLKCLLVDSWYDTYLGVVILVRVINGKISKNMKIKMMSTDQEYIIEKVGVFTPKATDVNELNAGEIGFITTGIKILSETKVGDTICDATKPPQEALPGFKPSKPVVFCGLFPVDSSEYQKLKDGLGKLQLNDASFSYEAESSSALGLGFRCGFLGLLHLEIITERLEREFDINLLTTTPGVVYKVHMNKGDIIELQNPSSLPEPTLIKFIEEPWIKATIITPDQYLGAIIKVCQDKRGVQTNLSYSGNRAVLNYEIPLNEVVFDFNDRLKSMTSGYASFDYEIIGHREGDLVKLGILVNAEPVDALSMMVHKDFAQTVGREVCEKLKDLIPRHNFMIPVQAAIGGKIIARETIKGFKKDVLTKIHGGGARDRKRKLLDKQKKGKARGKQFGKVEIPQEAFIGVLKINKDQ, from the coding sequence ATGACAAAAATTGATCACATCAGAAACTTTGCAATCATTGCGCATATTGATCATGGTAAATCAACAATTGCAGATAGGATAATTCATAGTTGTGGTGGTCTAACCGAAAGAGAAATGAAGGCACAAGTTCTAGACTCAATGGATATTGAGAGAGAAAGAGGCATAACTATTAAAGCTCAAACAGTTAAACTTAATTATAAAGCAAAAGATGGTAAAGACTATATTCTAAACATAATTGATACTCCAGGACACGTAGATTTTAGCTATGAAGTTAGTAGATCTCTGTATGCATGTGAGGGATCTATTTTAATTGTTGATAGTACCCAAGGAGTAGAGGCTCAAACATTGGCTAATGTTTATCAAGCTTTAGACACCAAGCATGAGATAGTACCTGTACTAAATAAAGTTGATTTACCAGCATCAGACTTAGAAAAAACAAAGAAACAAATAGAAGAGGTCATAGGTATTGATACTGAAAATGCTATACCTTGCTCTGGAAAAACAGGTGAGGGTATAGAAGATATTCTAGAACAAATTATTGTGTCACTACCAGCTCCAGAAGGAGAAAAAGATGCTGATTTAAAATGCTTATTAGTTGACAGTTGGTATGACACTTACTTAGGGGTGGTTATTCTAGTTAGAGTTATTAATGGAAAAATTTCAAAAAATATGAAAATTAAAATGATGTCTACTGACCAAGAATATATAATTGAAAAAGTAGGTGTGTTTACTCCAAAAGCAACTGATGTTAATGAATTAAACGCAGGAGAAATTGGTTTTATAACAACAGGAATAAAAATTTTATCAGAAACAAAAGTGGGAGATACTATTTGTGATGCAACTAAACCACCTCAAGAAGCACTTCCTGGATTTAAACCTAGTAAGCCAGTTGTATTTTGTGGTTTGTTTCCTGTAGATAGCTCTGAATACCAAAAATTAAAAGATGGATTAGGCAAACTTCAATTAAATGATGCTAGTTTTTCATATGAGGCAGAATCTTCCTCTGCGTTAGGTCTTGGCTTTAGATGTGGTTTTTTAGGTCTCTTGCATTTAGAAATTATAACTGAAAGATTAGAAAGAGAATTTGATATAAATTTATTAACCACAACACCAGGGGTTGTTTATAAAGTTCATATGAACAAAGGAGACATAATAGAGTTACAAAACCCTTCAAGTTTACCAGAACCTACTTTAATTAAATTTATTGAAGAGCCTTGGATTAAAGCAACAATTATTACACCAGATCAATATTTAGGAGCAATTATAAAAGTTTGTCAGGATAAAAGAGGAGTACAAACAAACTTGAGTTATTCGGGTAATAGAGCTGTTTTAAATTATGAAATCCCTCTAAATGAAGTTGTTTTTGATTTTAATGATAGGCTTAAATCAATGACTAGTGGCTATGCAAGTTTTGATTATGAGATCATAGGTCATAGAGAAGGAGATTTAGTAAAATTAGGAATACTTGTTAATGCTGAGCCAGTTGACGCTTTATCAATGATGGTTCATAAAGATTTTGCACAAACTGTTGGAAGAGAGGTATGTGAAAAATTAAAAGATTTAATCCCACGTCATAATTTTATGATTCCAGTGCAGGCAGCAATTGGAGGAAAAATTATAGCAAGAGAAACTATTAAGGGTTTTAAAAAAGATGTTTTAACAAAAATTCATGGTGGTGGAGCTAGAGATAGAAAAAGAAAACTACTAGATAAACAGAAAAAAGGAAAAGCCAGAGGTAAACAGTTTGGAAAAGTTGAAATACCACAAGAAGCATTTATAGGAGTGCTTAAAATTAATAAAGACCAGTAA
- the rplT gene encoding 50S ribosomal protein L20, translated as MARVKRGVTSHAKHKKVLKAVKGQWGRRKSTIRVAKQAMEKAMQYAYRDRRTKKREFKSLWIQRINAGVRSEGITYSKFINGLTKCGIKLDRKILAEIAYDSPEAFKTIVQKAQSALN; from the coding sequence ATGGCTAGAGTAAAAAGAGGCGTAACAAGTCACGCAAAACATAAAAAAGTTTTAAAAGCTGTCAAAGGTCAATGGGGCAGAAGAAAAAGCACTATAAGAGTTGCAAAGCAAGCTATGGAAAAAGCTATGCAATATGCATACAGAGATCGTAGAACTAAAAAAAGAGAATTTAAATCTTTATGGATACAAAGAATTAATGCAGGTGTTAGATCTGAAGGAATAACTTATTCAAAATTTATTAATGGTTTAACTAAATGTGGAATTAAGTTAGATAGAAAAATACTAGCTGAAATAGCATACGATAGCCCAGAAGCCTTTAAAACGATCGTTCAAAAAGCTCAATCGGCACTAAATTAA
- a CDS encoding FkbM family methyltransferase, protein MKLRSILRSIPILKRIYPSLFLKFSYLLNKNIFLSKFKNVYLNLDIRDPIDKSILLFNFYEDKQIKYLCKIFKENKINYFFDVGANCGIYSLIISKLFPKTSTLSFEPVKFTFKKLKKNISLNPNLKNIRKYNYGLSDKNSKLKMKALFKKEFIQSGGYGVINNKDNLKNLHTEFAVFKKADDKFKYKKKTICLKIDVEGHEVFVLNGLKKIFKNNKIFLQIEILPNNFIKTNRWLNNFGFKKINKINADYYFINK, encoded by the coding sequence ATGAAATTAAGAAGTATATTAAGATCAATACCAATTTTAAAACGAATCTATCCATCTTTATTTCTTAAATTTTCTTATCTTTTGAATAAAAATATTTTTCTAAGTAAATTCAAAAATGTTTATCTTAATTTAGATATACGAGACCCAATCGACAAGTCTATTCTTTTATTTAATTTTTATGAGGACAAACAAATAAAATATTTATGTAAGATATTTAAGGAAAATAAAATTAATTATTTTTTTGATGTTGGGGCTAATTGTGGAATTTATTCATTAATAATATCAAAATTATTTCCAAAAACTTCTACATTAAGCTTTGAACCAGTTAAATTTACTTTTAAAAAACTAAAAAAAAATATTTCTTTAAACCCCAACCTTAAAAATATAAGAAAATATAATTATGGTTTATCTGACAAAAATTCAAAACTTAAGATGAAGGCATTATTTAAAAAAGAATTTATTCAATCTGGTGGGTATGGTGTTATAAATAATAAAGATAACCTCAAAAACCTACATACTGAGTTTGCAGTGTTTAAAAAGGCTGATGACAAATTCAAGTATAAAAAAAAAACTATTTGCTTAAAAATTGACGTTGAAGGACACGAGGTTTTTGTTTTAAATGGACTAAAAAAAATTTTTAAAAATAATAAAATATTTTTACAAATTGAAATACTTCCCAATAATTTTATTAAGACTAATAGATGGTTAAATAATTTTGGCTTTAAAAAAATTAATAAAATAAATGCAGATTATTATTTTATAAATAAATAA